tagaggtattttgggaacacagttggtcttcgggatttattgggtaacaggtagtaatttagcaattatttgaacatgttgggattaaacatggatttataggaacactcgaggatttagtgGGATGTGGCAATCGatgaaattgcccttggtggcacttgaggattaagatagacttaaggggtattttggacttttggctAAGGGATAGGCTTAAGCACTTAGGTTGCTGAGACTCTAGAAGGGGTTAGAAGGAAACAGAAGGAAGATTTCcagctctccctctctcattcggCTCGCTCCCTCTTTCTTTGGGTTTTGGAGTTTGTTGAAGAAACTTAAGGATTCAAGGCTAGAACTTTGAAGATTAAAGCTTGTGATGCTTGGGGAGTAGCTCAAGATTGAACTCATCTCAGGGGTAAGCTCCTAAACTCAATTTTCTCTGTTGAATTCTGCTGAGAATTGGAAGTGGCATGTGAGCTGAACTATGATTTGGTTTCGATTATTTGGAGAAGTTATGAGGTTTTTTATGGGATGGTTAGGATGCTTAGGCTGTATGGATAGGGAATATGGGCTTCATTAATGATTGAGGTATGAatttggggtttaggctcgaggaaaaacgcAGAAAAGAggttgaatttctgggtttgggcTTGGGTCGCGACCCTGCTCTTCAGGCACTGCAGCTCGTGTGCTCAAAGAGGCTGGAAAATCCTCTGAGTTGCCTAGGCGCGTCGCGACATTATAGAAATAAAAGGGAAATTGAGGTTTTTAGcccgggaacccaaatgttaagactcgggaaggattctactacccaatttagtagataccaaggtcccggagactagattaatattctgaagttatttattgggttaaggcttgatggatggttattatgaatgtgttgtgactaggttttcaacgagtcTCGGATTacgggactgtgcttgggatctCATTGGCTTATCAGCTCAGGACacgggtaagaaaactgttgtacccgtagagcagggcacgaccctattgtttatgcttaatatatttgtggatatatgtgattgttatgctatgttatgcatgtttgtgagtgaacggcgaaggttgggaatggcgaaggccgagaacggcaagaagcccggtacggcaaggggccgagatcgaCGTTGAACACACTGAGTACATGCCATTAGTgcgagaccctccaagggtaCTGTAtccaccctctcggtgaagaatgcgaacctagggcctggtaaagcgcctgggacgacgttggccgctatgtgtttagtctaTTGGCTGTGTTGTTGTATAGTGTggattgttatgtatatgttatatctTTTGTggttagttttcttgctggactttaactcacaggtgctctatggtgcaggtaagggcaaagggaaggtcgaccaaccattagtaaagagagcgtggagcgacgggtacatgttcggcctgcctagctgccacgaccagggttattttgggaaatgtattgtttgttttgtcgcctaggtagACTGTActtctatttttgagttgtaatatactttataaacaatatttttgggatcccaactgtgtaACTTTTTAATGATATCAACGAATGTCGAAATGTTTATACTTAATGTtattaaacgagttttatttcagtttagtcacacttttaacctaaaacctcgattagcaagctaatggcacatttttaactcataTAGTAACGAGtctaaggaagtaggacgttacaagAGCTGCGGCCTGCCCCTAAAGGGCAGCGGCGCGCCTCTAGGCAGAGATCCCCAAACCACAAAGGCACAGGGCACGCACTGTGGCCCAGCCTGCCAGGCTCCAAGGCACGTAgagcagggcacaaccctattgtttgtgtttcagggcacgaccctattgtttatgcttaatatatttgtggatatatgtgattgttatgctatgttatgcatgtttgtgagtgaacggtgAAGGTTGGGaatggcgaaggtcgagaacggcaaggggccgagatcgaCATTGAACATGCTGAGTACAGGCCGTTAGTGCGAGACCCTCCGAGGGTACTGTATCCACCCTCTTGGTGAAGActgcgaacctagggcctggtaaagcgcctgggacgacattgGGCGCTATGTGTTTAGTCTATTGGTTGTGTTGTTGTATAGTGTggattgttatgtatatgttatatctTTTGTggttagttttcttgctggactttaactcacaggtgctctatggtgcaggtaagggcaaagggaaggtcgaccaaccattagtatagagagcgtggagcgacgggtacatgttcggcctgcctagctgccacgaccagggttattttgggaaatgtactgtattggtttgttttgtcgcctaggtagACTGTACTTCTATTTTTGAGTTATAATACactttataaacaatatttttgggatcccaactgtgtaACTTGTTAATGATTTCAACGAATGTCGAAATGTTTATACTTAATGTtattaaacgagttttatttcaatttagtcacacttttaacctaaaaagGGCAGCGACACGCCTCTAGCCAGAGATCCCCAAACCACAAAGGCACAGGGCATGCACTGTGGCATAGCCTGCTAGGCGCCAAGGTGGTTCTGAAGAACCCCAGCGCCCCTGAGTTTATgcaggccgcggcgctccccacgaacccagaattccagtcgaaccaaaacccctaaaATCAgtctccaaaccttaaccaaACCTAGAATTGAGTCTTAAACTCAACATAACACATTATAAGGagcatattatcattaaaaacTAACCCAAAACCTTACCACAACTCAAAATTCAaactgtttaacgcccaaaacatGCATCCACTAagtagtggttgtagtatagatcgggcgatCGATTCTACAAAGAGGCAAGGaattaaagttaatcaataaataaagtttagagataaataatatgaggaaaatagaacaagtgatatttttgttgtttttaagatttaaagattaaaaataaagatagattaaagtgttatgtaacaataggtaacaagtaggaaggatcaagagtcaccaatatgcatacttatttatttggatcttttttttttttgatcacgAAGAAAGAACTTCATTGAAAAAACAAGTTGTACAATCAAAGTGCAAAGCACTACAAAACCGAGATTAAACAGAAACAAAGTCCCAATACTAATTACATGTTAAATGCCTTAAGAAGGACTGCTCAGGGACTGAAAATTTCCTAAAATTAACCATGTAAATTCTATATTTAACTACACATTTGATCTCATTAACAAGACAGTTAGCTGATAAAGAATAGTCATCAAATAAGCTTCTATTCCTATTCCTCCAAATGTTGTAAACCGTTGGAGCAGCAGCAAGATTAAGGATGGCTGCCATCAGACCACGCCTAGGCCTCCCAAGCCAAGCACTCCAACTGGTATAATCACTCGGCCAGGCAGAGAAGCCAAACCAGAAAAACAGCAGCTGAAGCACCTGATTAAAAAGACAGCAAAAGAAGAACAAATGATGGTGACTTTCAGGAAAGCAACCACAAACTGGGCACAGATTAACAGGCACCAAAATATGCAGCTTCAAAAGATTATCCCTAGTGAGGAGCTGCTCATTAATCACTTGCCAAAGCATGAACCTATGCTTAGGTAAAGAGAGCTTACACCAGACCGCTGAACAATAAGTAACAGTTTGCTGGTTTAGGGTCGAATTGTACAACTTGGAAGGCTGAAACTTCCCAAATCTTCCAGCTGCCTGAATCTCAAACAGACCAAACTTCTCCTTTAGGCGACACAACTTCCGCCAATACCAGCTACAATCTGATTTCACTGTATAACTCCAAAAACTAATACCTTTCAAATATATCGAATTCACCCATTTCACCCATAAAATCTCAGGCTGCTCAGATAAAGCCCAAATATACTTGGCAAGAATAGCTCTATTCCAAAGAGCACCATCACGGAAACCCAAACCACCATAAGCTTTCGGAAGGCAAACCTTCTTCCAAGAAGCAAGATGAGGTTTACTTCTCAGGCCAGCACTACCCCAAAGGAAGCTGCGACACAATTTTTCAATTTCTTTGACCACACTTTGAGGTAAAACAAAGATACCCATCCAAAAGTTACGAAGGCCAAATAAAACTGAATGTATGAGCTGAACACGACCTGCATAGGAGAGGTGTCTACTAGACCAAGAGTTAAGCCTTAATCTGATTTTTTGCAAAATTAAATCACAGTCCTCGTGACGCCACTTAGTAGGCCTCATAGGAACCCCAAGGTACTTGAGCGGAAAGGACCCAACCATAAGATTCATCTCCTGAGAAATGAAGGTTCTCACATGAGAAGAAACTCCGCCAAAAAAGATTTGAGACTTGGCTGAATTTATAGTCAAACCAGTGGCTGAACTGAAATCATCTAGCGCAGCTTTGAGAGTAAAAACAGCCGAGTGAGTACCCTTACAAAAGAGGATCAAGTCATCCGCAAAACAGAGATTAATTAGCTTTAAACTCTTGCACATAGGGTGAAATATGAATAAAGGATCGAGAGCAGCAAGTTGAATTCTCCGAGTCAAATACTCCATAATAAGAACATAATAGAGGAGACATTGGATCCCCCTGACGCAACCCCTTCTTACCCTTGAAATTCCCTTGCACTCTCCCATTCATGAGTAAAGAATAAGAAGTATTTCTCAAACAATTCATAATCCAACCTATGAACTTCATAGGAAAACACAGAGCATTTAAAAGGTCCTCCAGGAATTGCCAATCTACCGTGTCATACGCCTTGCTCAAATCAATCTTTATGGCACATCTAGGAGAAGTAACAGCCCGACCATAATTTTTTATAAGATCTTGAAAGATCATGATATTATGAGCTATTGAGCGACCCCTAATAAACGCCCCCTGGTTTGACTGAACAATCGCAGGAAGGACCAAAGCCAACCGAGAGCAAATAAGCTTAGCTATACATTTATACAATGTAGTGCAGCAAGCAATTGGCCTGTAATCAATAGCTCTAAAAGGATTGGCCACTTTAGGAATTAAGGACAGCGAAGTTTCATGTAATTCTGAAGGGAAACTCCCTGTTTCAAAGCAATTACTGATAGCAGAACAAACCTCCTTACCCACAATCTTCCAAGCAGCCTCGAAAAAACCTGATCCGTAGCCATCCGGACCTGGCGATTTATTAGCAGGAATACTAAAAAGAGCCAACCGAATTTCCTTGGGAGAAAAGGGCTTTAACAGCAAGGTTTGCTGCTCTATAGAAAGCTTAGAACCCACTTTAATACAGTCCAAATTAATGCTGCCAGTAGCTGAACTCCTACTCCCCAAATAACCTCTGAAATGCCCAACAAAATGAGAGACTACCTCAGGAAAATTATCCACTAGCTGACCATGATCGTTGACAAAAGAGGCTATACCATTATCAGCTTTCCTTTGCTTCAGAAAAGCAAAGAAGAAAGCAGTATTCTGGTCTCCCTTTTGTAACCAGTCCACTTTACTCCTTTGGGTCAAAAAACTATAATACATTTTTTCCTGAGCTAGAAAATCTTCAGCAGCTGCCTTAACTTCTTGCTGGACACCAACCTCTAACGGGTAAGCTTGGGCTTTTAGCTGAGCAGCCTGGTAATTATCTTTAGCCAAATCATATCTCACACCAATATCTCCAAACTTATTATGGTTAAACTTCTTTAAAGCATGCTTCAACCTCAGGGATTTTAAGAACAAAGCCCTTAAACCAGTAGCTTTAACAGATAAATTCCAGCTGAACCTCACCACTTCCAGGAACTGAGGATGGACAGCCCAAAAGTTATAAAACCTAAACAACTTTGTACCCAAACTCACCTTAGGCTGACAATTGATAATGCAAGAGCAGTGATCGGAAACAACTTCCCACTTAAAGACTGCTGTAGCATGAGGAAAATGATCAAACCAAGTCTCATTAATGAAAACATGATCAATTTTGGAATAGATGCGAGCTGAACCACTTTGATTATTAGTCCATGTAAAAAACGACCCTAAACTCTTTAAAGGAACCAAATGAGCCACCTCAAGCCAACGAATAGAATCCATCAGCTCAACACCAGAAATAGGATTTCCTCCAGCTCTATCCATACCAGAAAAAGGAGCATTAAAATCCCCTAAAACAATCCAAGCTTCATTCACAAGAGATAGTCTAAGTAAGCCTTCCCATAAACTCCTTCTACCTTCTATAGTATTCAAACCATAGACAAAAGTGATATAGAATCTGTGCTTCTGACCAACCATCGAAACCAAGCAGTGAACATATTGAGGAGACTCCTCAATGATCTTAAGCTTAACAAAAACCTTCCTCCACACAATCAAAATTCTACCCTCTATAACCATACTGGTATAAAAATCCCAGTTAGGCAAAAAAATTTCCATAAAATCCAAAATTTTAGGACCCTTCATCTTAGTCTCAACAAAACCTCCAACACCAATTCTAAACCGGCTACAAATATCCACAACTACTTTATGCTTATTACTACTACTCAAACCCCTTAAATTCCAACTAAgaatattactattatccattagttgaaatagaaaagggaatacCAGCTTTAGGACCATACACCTGCTCTTGAAGCACCTGGAATTGATTAAGCTTGCCTTGAACTTGATCTGAAATCTTTGTGACAGGAACAGACTGCTGCCCAGATTTTGGATGAAAGGCTACCCGCTTAGGGGTGAGCCACTTAGCTTCTTGCTGAAACTCTTTATCATTCACAGGGATTGCTTGATTAGTGTTTTGACTACCATCTACTGTAGTGACTGGTACACTCTCCTGTCCGACAATAGTATTCTGAACCCCTACTTTTCCCACAGAACCCAGATCCACCGTCTCCAGACCAGAAGATTTTGCCCCCTCATTATTCGGCCGAGCCATCACCTCTTCTTTTGGTGTAGTTTCCTTTTTGACCCATTTAGATTTCTGCTCCTTTCTACACTCCATCTCAGCATGACCAAAACTAGTACAAGCTTTACATTTAATAGGAAGCCACTCATACTCCACTTCCTGTTCCATAATCTAACCAAATTCATTCACAAATTGGATAGTTCTAGGGGGACTATCTGTTACTTCTATTTCCACAAGAACACGAGCAAACTGAATTCGAGAACGCTCCTTAGTGAATTTATCGACCATTATCGATTTACCAAGAGTGCTCACAAGGGCACTGAGACATTTACTTCCCCAATACTGCAACCCTAATTCAGGCAATCGAATCTAGAGCGGAACTGAACGAACCAGACGAATGGCACTAAGCTCCGCAGACCAAGGTCTAATAATAACTGGTTTCCGATCAAAATGAAGGATTCCATCTTCAAGAACTTGATCCCTAGTAGCTTCATCATTGAACTTAACCATGGTTAATCCCATTGTCATTCTGGAAATCTGAACTATCCCCAAATGACcccaaactcttttaatgaaaccTTCAAAAACAGCCATGGGAGGATTTACCCCAAGCACCATGCATATAACAGCAGAAGTCCAATTCGCAGATTGGACCTGAACCTCTTCTACATCTATCTTGGCATACTTCCTTCCATCTTTGAACAAAGGCTCAGAGAACTCAAGTTTTTGATCTGAAAATGAGAGTTTCCTagcagaaaattgttgccattgTCGTTGAGCTGAGGCTTGAAAGTCCCCTTCCTCAACCTTATCCGCCCACATCGCCCCATGTGAAATCGAGTCTTCTACCCTATCTCCATCAAGATCGTCATGCGGAGAGCAATCCGTCTCAGGCAATCGTAGCTCATCTTGAACTAAACCTCTTTCGTCTACTCGAGCCCCATCTTCTATGTTCAACCCATCCAAATTGATATCAGTATTAACCTGATCAGTAGTGCAAAAAAAATTCGGATCCCTCTGCTCTTGATCCTGTAGTTTCTCTTGGTCTTCCACCCTGATTGCAAGCTTACAAACCAGTTTTTTCCTCTTCGCCATGGGAGAGAGCAAAAACCGAACCCAAGCTATAGAagatatttatttggatctttgattcacaaaaattacacaaatttatAGTTCACAtctcaactattcatttggaagatttaacattaaaacacaaatatgttttacaaaaatgtattcaagttattattattctttaccatggaaagatgagataaatcttatgagaaatctaaaaaagacattataccattggcaataatgcaataaaagattggacataaaacctaacacaaattttttttttttactatttataaaatacatagaaagagtatgactaattctatataggttttagcaaaagtaaatatatattaatgagatggagaaaatgataaagatattatctatactatttttactaatttgataatacatagaaattgcatgacaaaatatatatactattagtaaacataaatatagataacaagatgaagaaatagagatgaagaagtagagatgaaagaaaataaatcactaaaatatataaactttaagcacatggtgaatcaaaaataccaaacaaagtcatagtgcatatatgatcatcctaaccttcaTAAGAATGTTAGCCTATTtatatgctagacattctcatgaaattctagagagaatatatgagaaatgagactaaaatttggtagagttttgctacctaaaaattacatgcaAAATGTGAAATGAgactccctatttatagagggagaaaatgactaaaaagaaattaaacaacaatttgaggtttacaaaataaatcttaaatattaataataaaatatgattttgaaaaatcaaatcttattataaatattaaattagttATTATGGTATATGGTCAATATGTCCTTTTTCTAAAGcacaaaaaaagatgagctttaaagctcaaaatggaaatttgcaaggcccaaagtgcacaaAAAGTTGGGCCAAgggtggctggtggcagctggtCCATTGACCAAGCTAGTCAATGGGGAGGCACCACGTAGGCGGCTGGAGTTGAAGAAGAGTGGCTGGTTGACCGGGTCAACGGGCTGGAGGAGAAAGGGTCTTCGTTGGGCTAGTGATGGGCCTTTAGAGTTGATGAGGAAGGTTGGGTGAGGCGTTGGCTGCTAGGGACGGTTGAAGCATGCAGACAGGTGGCGGCCTTGGGTTGGCTGGCAGGAGGACGCATGGCGGGCTGTGGCGGTGACACCTGGAAGTTGGGCAAGGAGAAAAAAGGAAGATTTTGCTGGGCTTAGGCCTTCGCAGTGGGCCTTTTAGCTCCAAAAATGTcacattttctttgtttcttcaattttatttgcttctttctttttttctttgtttccaaatgccaaaaatatcaattaaatcctacaaaataaaacaaactaaattaaaattaaatattttcttttataaattaaatcatattaattccatgaaaatattaattaaaacttaatttattttgacaattaaaatcaacaaatgtgtatttttgggcaATAATCACAAACCTTGagtttaaaactcaagaacactaaaatgAAACTAAAAATTCACCAGAATTAGAGTATaattccttacctcaactgaGCAATTCGACCCTAAGTTACTCCCAACCCAATTGTTGCTCCTCCAAGCTTCAATTCTAAAAAATTCtcctcaaaattcaagaaattTCTTGAAAAGTAATGGGAGAGGGAAATGGACAGGGAGTGAAGTGCTTAGTGTTATCTGATTTCCTCATTATGAAAGTTTGGTTCGATTAATCTAGTCCATGggcatgaaatgaccaaaatgccccttgccCAAACCTTAGCTCTTTaatgcccttaagggaaaaatagtcttttgacACCATTTTCCACTAATCCACAATTAATACCATATTTCcccaattaattccaatatcccCAAATTATCTTCAAATAACTTCCCATTATCCGACAAATTTCgacaatgtactaaattaccaaaatacccctaggctcaccccgagccggataTTTAATCCTCATTGTGATTAAACCgttaatttgctcactaggattgtttcatgccgaataactcaaatatatccacataataatgtgcttaAATCACAAATCACAAAACACAAATATTTACAAATACACCATCaacaagtcaaaattacgaaaatacccttctaataagaaacgggcccacatgcatgcttaatacacctaaacatgctatactagtcatatcataataaaactcacataattcacataatcatgcatataatcatagaAATGCAGATaatatccatttatgccctctcgacacactaatcaaggcactaagcgtgattagcaaatttaggatgttactgttggggttttatgccctaattaaaacccaaattctttgtaatctcattttattataaataaaagaatagaaatcatttttgacttggtcaatcactttgctcacatgttttattttcatgattatttgtttaatataaacttctattaaatcccgagcatatagctaatcttatttatagtgacgtcatcacagtggaatataaatatgattatatgttaaaaataagttagtcctaagattagtcagtgcacaggatttacactgacttgccaatctacgatatgatctacttacacattacagtgttatgttctttccagaacattagcaaagtagataagatcggatgtatttgttacattggactggaccgatattgacagttgataagataagtaaacataccgttattatctattctagtcatatcatatagttgaccataggtcaattcaatctcaattctgagtggttagtattctaactgattgtattatttgagttatttgacttgttcgttaccagcttaccctacggtctagcccatacttacatcttgggaactcggtagtataattgagtgggagtgttaatcatagatatgaacatctatagcttctgatgaagaagtgaaatgataatttccttttagtttggttcaaggtgttaaatgatagagatctcatttcagtaattaaattaatttactgaaatatcatttacaaggaactaagtgttttaaagataaaatacaatgaggggtaaaacagtattttagtcctatctcattgtagaccgtctatagaggattgagtgacaattgtggctgtaacaatggataattaatagcgtatctacatttgttatagagtgttctatggattcaagagtgcaattccaagtctatagtggagtcacgaggaattaataagttagtaaatttatttgttagatttatgataacttattagagcttgatttcataggcccatggtccccattgtaccttggataaaatcatctagatagtctcaattaattgatttaatcatcaattagaattatcaaagttgaccaggtcaattttgga
The genomic region above belongs to Humulus lupulus chromosome 1, drHumLupu1.1, whole genome shotgun sequence and contains:
- the LOC133779723 gene encoding uncharacterized protein LOC133779723, encoding MVIEGRILIVWRKVFVKLKIIEESPQYVHCLVSMVGQKHRFYITFVYGLNTIEGRRSLWEGLLRLSLVNEAWIVLGDFNAPFSGMDRAGGNPISGVELMDSIRWLEVAHLVPLKSLGSFFTWTNNQSGSARIYSKIDHVFINETWFDHFPHATAVFKWEVVSDHCSCIINCQPKVSLGTKLFRFYNFWAVHPQFLEVVRFSWNLSVKATGLRALFLKSLRLKHALKKFNHNKFGDIGVRYDLAKDNYQAAQLKAQAYPLEVGVQQEVKAAAEDFLAQEKMYYSFLTQRSKVDWLQKGDQNTAFFFAFLKQRKADNGIASFVNDHGQLVDNFPEVVSHFVGHFRGYLGSRSSATGSINLDCIKVGSKLSIEQQTLLLKPFSPKEIRLALFSIPANKSPGPDGYGSGFFEAAWKIVGKEVCSAISNCFETGSFPSELHETSLSLIPKVANPFRAIDYRPIACCTTLYKCIAKLICSRLALVLPAIVQSNQGAFIRGRSIAHNIMIFQDLIKNYGRAVTSPRCAIKIDLSKAYDTGTHSAVFTLKAALDDFSSATGLTINSAKSQIFFGGVSSHVRTFISQEMNLMVGSFPLKYLGVPMRPTKWRHEDCDLILQKIRLRLNSWSSRHLSYAGRVQLIHSVLFGLRNFWMGIFVLPQSVVKEIEKLCRSFLWGSAGLRSKPHLASWKKVCLPKAYGGLGFRDGALWNRAILAKYIWALSEQPEILWVKWVNSIYLKGISFWSYTVKSDCSWYWRKLCRLKEKFGLFEIQAAGRFGKFQPSKLYNSTLNQQTVTYCSAVWCKLSLPKHRFMLWQVINEQLLTRDNLLKLHILVPVNLCPVCGCFPESHHHLFFFCCLFNQVLQLLFFWFGFSAWPSDYTSWSAWLGRPRRGLMAAILNLAAAPTVYNIWRNRNRSLFDDYSLSANCLVNEIKCVVKYRIYMVNFRKFSVPEQSFLRHLTCN